A window from Electrophorus electricus isolate fEleEle1 chromosome 7, fEleEle1.pri, whole genome shotgun sequence encodes these proteins:
- the ifrd1 gene encoding interferon-related developmental regulator 1 isoform X2, protein MPKPKKRNGRGGQYGAVQPFSDEDASIETLSHCSSFSDSTSVAEEGGDAERVAEEEFHCKLKVYIDCTVDKSAKTRQGALDGLKTAMATKILYEFILERRMTITDSIERCLKKGKGEEQRAAASLACLLCIQLGSGIESEEVFKTLKPIFKAILSDGTASVQARQACATSLGLCTLVAEDDILDVYATMECFESLFTRSYMREDGSRPSLSPATTQLHTNALLSWALMLTICDSSHITAIIHKHLAKLPRLLESEDVNMRIAAGETIALLFELARDVDLDLDGEDWEELCAKLSALATDCNKHRTKNDKRKQRSVFRDVLKAVEGGDFQTETIRFGTERMAIDSWLRKRTYDTFREFVGSGMNYHLQANEFIRDVFGLGPPVLIDSATLKAMKTSRLERHLYNAAAFKARTKARNKFRDKRVDVGEF, encoded by the exons atgcCTAAGCCTAAGAAGAGGAACGGCAGGG GGGGACAGTATGGTGCTGTGCAGCCTTTCAGCGATGAGGATGCTTCCATCGAGACACTCAGCCACTGCAGCAGCTTCAGTGACTCCACCAGTGTGGCAGAGGAAG GCGGAGATGCTGAGAGAGTGGCTGAGGAGGAGTTCCACTGCAAACTGAAGGTTTACATCGATTGCACAGTTGACAAAAG TGCTAAAACTAGGCAAGGTGCACTTGATGGATTGAAGactgccatggcaacaaaaaTCCTGTATGAGTTTATTTTGGAGAGAAGGATGACCATCACAGACAGCATTGAGCGCTGCTTGAAAAAAG GTAAAGGGGAGGAGCAGCGTGCTGCGGCCTCCCTCGCATGTCTCCTGTGCATTCAGCTGGGCTCAGGGATCGAGAGCGAGGAGGTCTTCAAGACCCTCAAACCCATATTTAAAGCCATCCTCAGTGATGGAACAGCGAGCGTCCAAGCCAGACAGGCA TGTGCAACAAGTCTGGGTCTCTGCACTCTGGTAGCAGAGGATGACATCTTG GATGTATATGCCACCATGGAGTGTTTTGAGAGCCTTTTCACCCGCTCGTACATGCGTGAGGATGGCAGCAGACCATCTCTGAGCCCTGCGACCACTCAGCTGCACACCAATGCACTGCTGTCCTGGGCTCTGATGCTCACCATCTGCGACTCCAGCCACATCACAGCCATCATCCACAA ACACCTGGCCAAGCTGCCACGGCTTTTGGAGAGCGAGGATGTCAACATGCGCATCGCTGCTGGGGAGACCATCGCCCTGCTGTTTGAGCTTGCAAGGGATGTGGACCTG GACTTGGACGGTGAGGACTGGGAGGAGCTTTGTGCCAAGCTGAGCGCCCTGGCCACTGACTGCAACAAACACCGCACCAAGAACGACAAGAGGAAGCAGCGCTCTGTCTTTAGGGATGTGCTAAAGGCTGTGGAG GGAGGAGACTTCCAGACAGAGACTATTCGCTTTGGCACTGAGCGCATGGCCATTGACAGCTGGCTGAGGAAGAGGACATATGACACCTTCAGAGAGTTTGTGGGTTCTGGGATGAACTACCATCTGCAG GCAAATGAATTCATCCGTGATGTGTTTGGACTGGGACCACCGGTGCTGATCGATTCTGCCACACTTAAAGCCATGAAGACCTCCCGACTGGAGAGA CACCTGTACAATGCTGCTGCATTCAAAGCTCGTACCAAGGCCAGGAACAAGTTCCGTGACAAAAGGGTGGATGTGGGAGAATTCTAG
- the ifrd1 gene encoding interferon-related developmental regulator 1 isoform X1, translating into MPKPKKRNGRGGQYGAVQPFSDEDASIETLSHCSSFSDSTSVAEEAGGDAERVAEEEFHCKLKVYIDCTVDKSAKTRQGALDGLKTAMATKILYEFILERRMTITDSIERCLKKGKGEEQRAAASLACLLCIQLGSGIESEEVFKTLKPIFKAILSDGTASVQARQACATSLGLCTLVAEDDILDVYATMECFESLFTRSYMREDGSRPSLSPATTQLHTNALLSWALMLTICDSSHITAIIHKHLAKLPRLLESEDVNMRIAAGETIALLFELARDVDLDLDGEDWEELCAKLSALATDCNKHRTKNDKRKQRSVFRDVLKAVEGGDFQTETIRFGTERMAIDSWLRKRTYDTFREFVGSGMNYHLQANEFIRDVFGLGPPVLIDSATLKAMKTSRLERHLYNAAAFKARTKARNKFRDKRVDVGEF; encoded by the exons atgcCTAAGCCTAAGAAGAGGAACGGCAGGG GGGGACAGTATGGTGCTGTGCAGCCTTTCAGCGATGAGGATGCTTCCATCGAGACACTCAGCCACTGCAGCAGCTTCAGTGACTCCACCAGTGTGGCAGAGGAAG CAGGCGGAGATGCTGAGAGAGTGGCTGAGGAGGAGTTCCACTGCAAACTGAAGGTTTACATCGATTGCACAGTTGACAAAAG TGCTAAAACTAGGCAAGGTGCACTTGATGGATTGAAGactgccatggcaacaaaaaTCCTGTATGAGTTTATTTTGGAGAGAAGGATGACCATCACAGACAGCATTGAGCGCTGCTTGAAAAAAG GTAAAGGGGAGGAGCAGCGTGCTGCGGCCTCCCTCGCATGTCTCCTGTGCATTCAGCTGGGCTCAGGGATCGAGAGCGAGGAGGTCTTCAAGACCCTCAAACCCATATTTAAAGCCATCCTCAGTGATGGAACAGCGAGCGTCCAAGCCAGACAGGCA TGTGCAACAAGTCTGGGTCTCTGCACTCTGGTAGCAGAGGATGACATCTTG GATGTATATGCCACCATGGAGTGTTTTGAGAGCCTTTTCACCCGCTCGTACATGCGTGAGGATGGCAGCAGACCATCTCTGAGCCCTGCGACCACTCAGCTGCACACCAATGCACTGCTGTCCTGGGCTCTGATGCTCACCATCTGCGACTCCAGCCACATCACAGCCATCATCCACAA ACACCTGGCCAAGCTGCCACGGCTTTTGGAGAGCGAGGATGTCAACATGCGCATCGCTGCTGGGGAGACCATCGCCCTGCTGTTTGAGCTTGCAAGGGATGTGGACCTG GACTTGGACGGTGAGGACTGGGAGGAGCTTTGTGCCAAGCTGAGCGCCCTGGCCACTGACTGCAACAAACACCGCACCAAGAACGACAAGAGGAAGCAGCGCTCTGTCTTTAGGGATGTGCTAAAGGCTGTGGAG GGAGGAGACTTCCAGACAGAGACTATTCGCTTTGGCACTGAGCGCATGGCCATTGACAGCTGGCTGAGGAAGAGGACATATGACACCTTCAGAGAGTTTGTGGGTTCTGGGATGAACTACCATCTGCAG GCAAATGAATTCATCCGTGATGTGTTTGGACTGGGACCACCGGTGCTGATCGATTCTGCCACACTTAAAGCCATGAAGACCTCCCGACTGGAGAGA CACCTGTACAATGCTGCTGCATTCAAAGCTCGTACCAAGGCCAGGAACAAGTTCCGTGACAAAAGGGTGGATGTGGGAGAATTCTAG